In Cyanobium sp. AMD-g, one genomic interval encodes:
- a CDS encoding YcjF family protein: MKLPQRLWIWILLGLLALVVLGMVLQAVQQLQWTLSTWLPYWMVGPLMLVVLVALLLALAQVGWPWLQKLRRPGPSAAGKGVTAAVPSSRREAAQRNLGAIDRTLEQVRHAVEREALRQERQRMEAELERGDLVIVVFGTGSAGKTSLIRALLQELVGEVGAPMGSTTAATRYRLRLRDLHRAVILEDTPGILEAGRQGRERERLARGLAARADLLLLVLDGDLRASELEVFEALAGLGKRLLLVLNKCDLRGEEEERRLLALLRQRCAGRLAPEDVIPASAAPQSVPMPGGRPLQPAPEVEALLRRVASVLHADGEELIADNLLLQCRRLNQASQDLLDRQRNSDASSIVDRYMWIGAGVVMVTPLPGVDLLATAAVNAQMVVEIGRVYGVSLSRDNAQDLALSVGRTLAGLGLVKGGVGLITSALSLNLPALVVSRAIQAVSAAWLTRVAGRSFTTYFSQNQDWGDGGLQEVLQREYDLNKREGMLRSFLETALNRVVEPLQQRQRRRLPPRPGPRGGAAEGDRGNPAP; the protein is encoded by the coding sequence ATGAAGCTGCCCCAACGCCTCTGGATCTGGATCCTGCTGGGTCTGCTGGCGCTGGTGGTGCTGGGAATGGTGCTTCAGGCGGTCCAGCAACTGCAATGGACCCTGAGCACCTGGCTGCCGTACTGGATGGTGGGGCCGCTGATGCTGGTCGTGCTGGTGGCGTTGCTGCTGGCCCTGGCGCAGGTCGGCTGGCCCTGGCTGCAGAAGCTGCGCCGCCCTGGCCCTTCGGCGGCAGGCAAGGGCGTCACCGCGGCGGTGCCCTCCAGCCGACGGGAGGCGGCCCAGCGCAATCTTGGCGCCATCGACCGGACCCTGGAGCAGGTGCGCCACGCGGTGGAGCGCGAAGCCCTGCGTCAGGAACGGCAGCGCATGGAGGCGGAACTGGAACGGGGCGACCTGGTGATCGTTGTGTTCGGCACCGGCTCGGCCGGCAAGACCTCACTCATCCGTGCCCTGCTGCAGGAGCTGGTGGGTGAGGTGGGCGCCCCGATGGGTTCCACCACCGCCGCCACCCGCTATCGGCTGCGGCTCCGGGATCTGCACCGCGCCGTGATCCTCGAAGACACCCCTGGCATCCTCGAGGCGGGCCGCCAGGGCCGGGAGCGGGAGCGGCTGGCCAGGGGACTGGCGGCCCGGGCCGACCTGCTGCTGCTGGTGCTGGATGGCGACCTGCGCGCCAGTGAGCTGGAGGTGTTCGAGGCTTTGGCCGGGCTGGGCAAGCGGCTGCTGCTGGTGCTCAACAAGTGCGACCTGCGTGGTGAAGAGGAGGAGCGGCGTCTGCTGGCGCTGCTGCGGCAACGTTGCGCCGGCCGACTCGCCCCCGAGGATGTGATCCCCGCCAGCGCCGCTCCCCAGAGTGTGCCGATGCCGGGTGGCCGACCCCTGCAGCCGGCCCCGGAGGTGGAGGCCCTGCTGCGCCGTGTCGCCAGCGTTCTGCATGCCGATGGGGAGGAGCTGATCGCCGACAACCTGCTGCTGCAATGCCGCCGCCTCAACCAGGCCAGCCAGGACCTGCTGGACCGGCAACGAAACAGCGACGCCAGCTCGATCGTCGATCGCTACATGTGGATCGGCGCAGGGGTGGTCATGGTGACCCCGCTGCCGGGGGTCGACCTGCTCGCCACCGCCGCGGTGAATGCCCAGATGGTGGTGGAGATCGGCCGTGTCTACGGCGTCAGCCTCAGCCGCGACAACGCCCAGGATCTGGCCCTCTCGGTGGGCCGGACCCTGGCCGGGCTGGGGCTGGTCAAGGGGGGCGTGGGGCTGATCACCTCGGCCCTCAGCCTCAATCTCCCCGCCCTGGTGGTCAGCCGTGCGATTCAGGCGGTCAGCGCGGCCTGGCTGACCCGGGTGGCGGGGCGCAGCTTCACCACGTACTTCAGCCAGAACCAGGACTGGGGCGATGGGGGGCTGCAGGAGGTGCTGCAACGCGAATACGACCTCAACAAACGGGAGGGGATGCTGCGCAGCTTCCTGGAAACAGCCCTCAACAGGGTGGTGGAACCTCTGCAGCAACGCCAGAGACGGCGGCTACCGCCCCGACCAGGGCCTCGGGGGGGGGCGGCTGAAGGGGACCGCGGGAATCCAGCACCGTGA
- a CDS encoding transglycosylase domain-containing protein, with protein MPTAILEGLERRLRPRSPAPGPQLRVLRPGLPEQSHPLHGSLYRIGRATDNSIVIDHTAVSRHHALLENHGGHWLLSDAGSTNGLWWQGRRVRELVLRQGDQVRFGPADQEDLPTLLFGPEGGLRRSWKGRWGARAAVAVAGAGSLLLALSLLQVPTSGSLATVRGPLLLYDRNNRPVASVADRKRRELPDLGAYPAVLVDALLASEDNRFWWHPGVDPIGTSRALLTNLLGGRVLEGGSTLTQQMARSLYPEQVGQGETLGRKWRELLVALQLEARFSKQELLLSYLNRVYLGAVWGFEDASRRFFGRPAAALKLEEAALLVGLLPSPNGYDPCIDPSAALASRNQVLDKMAASNRISADQARRARRQPIRLAPDACRSAQQRGAPFYTDQVRRDLENLVGKEVAAEGNFLIDTHLDPLLQERVELVLRQRIDASRSLGVSQGAVVVIDSRTGGIRAIAGGRDYLQSQFNRASMALRQPGSTFKLVPYVVALERGARPGDRIGCGPLDWGGQHFSSGCGGSLSLRQALAISSNTAALRLARKDGLDAVVSKGRDLGFTSPLAPVPGLALGQSEVTLLELTAAYATVAADGLWRAPTTIRRLTDAEACGTSQAPGAAGGADCRASASSSRTVSSPGRRVMSPATARAMRTLLEAVVSGGTGSAAYVGAGSWGKTGTTNDGRDLLFVGYAPRRQWVIGIWLGNDDNSPTAASSALAASLFGEIVRSAPPGS; from the coding sequence ATGCCGACCGCCATCCTTGAGGGGCTGGAGCGGCGGCTGCGGCCCCGCTCCCCCGCCCCCGGTCCCCAACTGCGGGTGCTCAGGCCCGGCCTGCCGGAGCAGAGCCATCCGCTGCACGGCAGCCTCTACCGGATCGGCCGCGCCACCGACAACAGCATCGTCATCGACCACACGGCCGTGAGCCGCCACCATGCCCTGCTGGAAAACCACGGTGGCCACTGGTTACTGAGCGATGCTGGCTCCACCAACGGTCTCTGGTGGCAGGGCCGCCGGGTGCGGGAGCTGGTGCTGCGCCAGGGGGACCAGGTGCGTTTCGGGCCCGCTGATCAGGAGGACCTGCCCACGCTGCTGTTCGGGCCTGAGGGGGGCCTGCGCCGGTCCTGGAAGGGGCGCTGGGGGGCGCGGGCCGCGGTCGCCGTGGCCGGCGCCGGCAGCCTGCTGCTGGCCCTGTCCCTGCTGCAGGTGCCCACCAGCGGCAGCCTGGCGACGGTGCGGGGACCGCTGCTCCTGTACGACCGCAACAACCGCCCGGTGGCGTCGGTGGCCGATCGCAAACGCCGCGAACTCCCCGACCTGGGCGCCTATCCCGCCGTGCTGGTCGATGCGTTGCTCGCCAGTGAGGACAACCGCTTCTGGTGGCACCCGGGCGTGGACCCGATCGGCACCTCCCGCGCCCTGCTCACCAACCTGCTCGGCGGCCGGGTGCTCGAAGGCGGCAGCACCCTGACCCAGCAGATGGCCCGCAGCCTCTACCCGGAGCAGGTGGGCCAGGGCGAGACGCTGGGGCGCAAGTGGCGCGAGCTGCTGGTGGCCCTGCAGCTGGAAGCGCGCTTCAGCAAGCAGGAGTTGCTGCTGAGCTACCTCAACCGGGTCTATCTCGGCGCGGTCTGGGGCTTCGAGGATGCCTCCCGGCGCTTCTTCGGCCGGCCGGCAGCGGCCCTGAAGCTCGAGGAGGCCGCCCTCCTGGTGGGCCTGCTGCCCTCCCCGAACGGCTACGACCCCTGCATCGATCCCTCGGCCGCCCTGGCCTCCCGCAACCAGGTGCTCGACAAGATGGCCGCCTCCAACCGGATCAGCGCCGATCAGGCCCGCCGGGCCCGGCGCCAGCCGATCCGGCTGGCGCCGGATGCCTGCCGATCAGCCCAGCAGCGCGGGGCCCCCTTCTACACCGACCAGGTGCGCCGCGACCTGGAGAATCTGGTGGGCAAGGAGGTGGCCGCCGAAGGCAACTTCCTGATCGACACCCACCTGGATCCGCTGCTGCAGGAGCGGGTGGAACTGGTCCTGCGCCAGCGCATCGATGCCAGCCGCTCCCTGGGGGTGAGCCAGGGGGCGGTGGTGGTGATCGACAGCCGCACGGGCGGAATCCGCGCCATCGCCGGCGGCCGGGACTACCTGCAGAGCCAGTTCAACCGGGCCTCGATGGCCCTGCGCCAACCCGGCAGCACCTTCAAGCTCGTCCCCTACGTGGTGGCCCTGGAGCGGGGCGCCCGGCCCGGCGACCGGATCGGCTGTGGACCGCTGGACTGGGGCGGCCAGCATTTCAGCAGCGGCTGTGGCGGCAGCCTCAGCCTGCGCCAGGCCCTGGCGATCAGCAGCAACACCGCCGCCCTGCGCCTGGCCCGAAAAGATGGCCTCGACGCCGTCGTCAGCAAGGGCAGGGATCTGGGCTTCACCAGTCCGCTGGCCCCGGTGCCGGGCCTGGCCCTCGGCCAGAGCGAAGTGACCCTGCTGGAGCTCACGGCCGCCTATGCCACCGTCGCCGCCGATGGGCTCTGGCGGGCGCCCACCACGATCCGGCGGCTCACCGATGCCGAAGCCTGTGGCACCTCCCAGGCGCCCGGAGCTGCCGGCGGAGCCGATTGCCGAGCCTCCGCCAGCAGCTCCAGGACGGTGAGCAGTCCCGGCCGCCGGGTGATGAGCCCCGCCACCGCCAGGGCGATGCGAACGCTGCTCGAAGCGGTGGTCAGCGGCGGCACCGGCAGCGCCGCCTACGTGGGCGCCGGCAGCTGGGGCAAAACCGGCACCACCAACGACGGCCGGGACCTGCTGTTCGTGGGCTATGCCCCCAGGCGTCAGTGGGTGATCGGCATCTGGCTGGGCAACGATGACAACAGCCCCACCGCCGCCAGCAGCGCCCTGGCGGCCTCCCTGTTCGGCGAGATCGTGCGCTCCGCCCCGCCGGGGTCATGA